One window of the Lytechinus pictus isolate F3 Inbred chromosome 5, Lp3.0, whole genome shotgun sequence genome contains the following:
- the LOC129262379 gene encoding forkhead box protein B1-like, translating into MPRPARSTYSDAKPPYSYISLTAMAIQSSQEKMLPLSDIYKFIMDRFPYYRKNTQRWQNSLRHNLSFNDCFLKIPRRPDRPGKGSYWALHPLSADMFENGSFLRRRKRFKSPRIATIDHNMQIKQIDSAKIFQEQAKIGLPPYPPPPIIPASPPMMIQKMPLSCYTSMSNSPITPTSTVTNSSKQSFTIENIISPDFKPSTTKSPATPPTPTRSSPVESIDVVKSRSGHCNRAWCDESPVARPTDMCCGQSRDHPPCSECIARMRTLLPRPILGHSPAIPLPIRPAFHGFGLPSQCSPALFQGVPAGCILPLIRRDISEHSIKA; encoded by the coding sequence ATGCCACGCCCAGCCAGAAGTACATACAGTGATGCCAAACCACCATACTCATATATTTCCCTAACGGCTATGGCGATACAAAGCTCGCAGGAAAAGATGTTACCCCTGAGTGATATCTATAAATTCATCATGGACCGTTTTCCGTACTATCGCAAAAACACCCAACGCTGGCAAAATTCGTTACGGCACAATCTATCGTTCAATGACTGCTTCTTGAAGATTCCACGCCGTCCCGACCGACCAGGGAAAGGCAGCTACTGGGCCTTGCATCCGCTCAGCGCTGATATGTTCGAGAACGGGAGTTTTCTCCGACGTCGAAAGAGATTCAAGTCTCCACGTATCGCCACCATCGACCACAACATGCAGATCAAACAGATCGATTCAGCGAAGATATTTCAGGAGCAGGCGAAGATAGGTCTTCCACCGTACCCTCCACCTCCCATCATTCCGGCGTCGCCTCCGATGATGATTCAGAAGATGCCACTTTCCTGCTACACTTCAATGTCCAACTCGCCCATAACTCCGACATCAACGGTTACGAACTCGAGTAAGCAGTCTTTCACTATTGAAAACATCATCTCTCCTGATTTCAAGCCATCAACCACCAAATCGCCGGCGACACCGCCTACCCCGACGAGGAGCTCGCCAGTCGAGAGCATCGACGTTGTGAAATCTCGATCGGGCCATTGCAACAGAGCCTGGTGCGACGAGTCTCCCGTCGCTCGCCCGACGGATATGTGCTGTGGACAGTCTCGGGATCATCCCCCGTGTAGCGAATGCATCGCCAGGATGCGGACTCTTCTACCGAGACCGATTTTGGGCCATTCCCCTGCCATCCCACTCCCGATCCGACCAGCTTTCCATGGTTTTGGGTTGCCGAGTCAGTGTTCACCAGCTCTCTTCCAGGGGGTACCCGCGGGTTGCATATTGCCTCTTATTCGGAGAGACATTTCGGAGCACAGCATAAAAGCGTAA